A portion of the Bacillota bacterium genome contains these proteins:
- a CDS encoding DnaJ domain-containing protein: protein MRSESKLKEGLMENPYEVLGIEGDASIEEIKRAYLKLIRKFAPERHPDEFKRIRAAYEQLKDQRARAEVDVFRLNLDEKALIRFFDYSRTVPKLDPLEEAGHVIAWVSDLDRIDFERDFTRMPWEKRAD from the coding sequence GAAGGTCTTATGGAAAATCCATATGAAGTGCTTGGGATAGAGGGGGACGCCTCAATAGAGGAGATTAAACGGGCTTATCTCAAGCTTATACGGAAATTTGCCCCAGAGCGCCACCCGGATGAATTCAAGCGAATCCGCGCAGCCTATGAACAACTGAAGGATCAACGAGCCCGCGCTGAGGTAGATGTATTCCGTCTAAACCTGGATGAGAAGGCTCTTATCAGATTTTTCGACTATTCTAGAACGGTCCCCAAGCTGGACCCACTTGAGGAAGCAGGGCACGTGATTGCCTGGGTTAGCGACCTCGACCGAATCGACTTTGAACGGGATTTCACCCGAATGCCATGGGAAAAGCGCGCCGATTGA
- the grpE gene encoding nucleotide exchange factor GrpE: MKRRFAGFLPMIWRNFRNRFRQSREGDQCLSGELQAIHADLEGLRDQIREFHIGLEENVSRQEAEVARLAKSHFELAALIEDQNETIQEAIDEMKRLRLQYEDLELRSQEMAKSQAEDAAMGALLKEFLPILDGLEEAIRLAAAVPPAESLEGFRDSFIQGLESLYSKGQRALEGLRIKRIRAIGQPFDPYYHHAIEVVPVGDPGLENVVIREFVAGYTYLGRVIRYAEVGVGKFEERRSVTSGQDYRDRPWNDQYSGGHPGEGEAEGDFGGQGSADSLSSGDIPGGGAPHRDSGEEPIYPLPGEYHKIGEEGDGPGYKAPDGGQGVFSPGDLGDDPEEGKGSR; the protein is encoded by the coding sequence TTGAAGAGACGCTTCGCAGGCTTCTTACCCATGATATGGAGGAATTTCCGAAACCGGTTCAGGCAGTCGCGCGAAGGCGATCAATGTCTTTCTGGCGAATTACAGGCAATACACGCTGACCTCGAAGGTCTTCGTGACCAGATCAGAGAATTCCACATCGGGCTGGAAGAGAACGTGAGTCGCCAGGAGGCCGAAGTGGCTCGCCTGGCGAAGTCGCATTTTGAGCTTGCGGCGCTCATCGAAGACCAAAACGAGACTATACAAGAGGCCATTGATGAGATGAAGCGCCTGCGACTCCAGTATGAGGACCTGGAGTTGCGTTCACAAGAGATGGCGAAATCGCAGGCCGAAGATGCGGCCATGGGGGCGCTCTTGAAAGAGTTCCTCCCCATTCTCGACGGTCTCGAAGAGGCCATACGCCTCGCGGCAGCCGTGCCTCCTGCGGAGTCTCTGGAAGGCTTTAGGGATTCCTTTATCCAGGGGCTTGAGAGTCTATATTCCAAGGGCCAGCGAGCCCTTGAGGGACTAAGGATCAAACGTATCCGGGCTATTGGACAACCTTTCGACCCATATTACCACCATGCAATAGAGGTAGTGCCCGTGGGCGATCCCGGCCTTGAAAACGTGGTAATCCGTGAATTCGTTGCCGGGTACACTTACCTCGGGCGCGTTATAAGATACGCCGAGGTTGGCGTGGGGAAGTTTGAAGAAAGGAGATCCGTGACCAGTGGACAGGATTATCGGGATAGACCTTGGAACGACCAATACAGTGGTGGCCACCCTGGAGAAGGGGAGGCCGAGGGTGATTTCGGAGGGCAAGGATCGGCTGATTCCCTCAGTAGTGGGGATATCCCCGGAGGGGGAGCTCCTCATAGGGACTCCGGCGAAGAACCAATATATCCTTTACCCGGAGAATACCATAAAATCGGTGAAGAGGGTGATGGGCCAGGATATAAAGCTCCAGATGGCGGGCAAGGAGTATTCTCCCCAGGAGATCTCGGCGATGATCCTGAGGAAGGCAAAGGAAGTCGCTGA
- a CDS encoding Hsp70 family protein produces MGQDIKLQMAGKEYSPQEISAMILRKAKEVAEKDVGAPINRAVITVPAYFSDAQRQATKDAGEIAGLEVIRIINEPTAASLTYGLGRSGSEKVLVYDLGGGTFDVSIVEVNEGVIEVIATAGNNHLGGDDFDARIVDFVAKKFQQENGVDLREDRRALARLTRAAEEAKIALSDRPFARISEPFIIEKNGRTYNLEEELSRHEFEDLIEDLLKSTIDLVDRALSDANLKAADIDRVLLVGGSTRIPAVVELLRSHLGQVPHGEVNPDECVALGAAIEAGLVAGKDVDMVLVDVAPYSLGVRVFGEQFGLVHPDVMSVVIPRNTAIPTSKSEVYSTIVDNQDTVRIQVYQGESSIASKNLLLGEFTLSGIPPMPAGKPQIVVNFDYDINGIVKVSATERSTGKERMITITNPKERMTDFEKERAREALEKLGDKAAHKRRAVLRKARKLAKRLDREDAEPILGLIAAIERAEKEGSEVGVATLTDELVELLYKIDKEAIG; encoded by the coding sequence ATGGGCCAGGATATAAAGCTCCAGATGGCGGGCAAGGAGTATTCTCCCCAGGAGATCTCGGCGATGATCCTGAGGAAGGCAAAGGAAGTCGCTGAGAAAGATGTGGGCGCTCCAATCAACCGGGCAGTGATTACCGTTCCCGCTTACTTTTCCGATGCTCAGCGGCAGGCGACGAAAGATGCGGGCGAGATCGCCGGCCTGGAGGTGATCCGCATCATCAATGAACCAACGGCCGCATCCCTCACCTACGGCCTGGGAAGGAGCGGATCTGAAAAGGTCCTCGTCTATGATTTGGGCGGAGGGACCTTCGACGTCTCCATAGTCGAGGTGAATGAGGGGGTTATCGAAGTCATAGCCACAGCGGGCAATAACCACCTGGGTGGAGATGATTTCGACGCGAGAATCGTAGACTTCGTGGCTAAGAAGTTTCAGCAGGAAAATGGCGTAGACCTGCGGGAGGACCGGCGCGCCCTGGCGAGGCTAACCCGGGCAGCCGAAGAGGCGAAGATCGCCCTCTCAGATCGACCCTTCGCCCGGATTTCAGAGCCTTTCATCATAGAGAAAAATGGCAGGACGTATAATCTGGAGGAGGAACTTTCCAGGCACGAATTTGAAGATCTCATAGAGGATCTTTTGAAGTCCACCATAGATCTGGTCGACCGTGCCTTAAGCGATGCCAATCTCAAGGCGGCCGACATCGACAGGGTCCTCCTCGTAGGCGGTTCCACGCGCATTCCCGCTGTAGTGGAGCTCCTCCGCTCTCACCTTGGCCAGGTGCCCCATGGGGAAGTTAACCCCGACGAATGTGTGGCGCTCGGGGCCGCGATAGAGGCGGGACTTGTAGCTGGCAAAGATGTGGATATGGTGCTGGTGGACGTGGCCCCGTATTCGCTTGGAGTCAGGGTATTCGGCGAGCAATTTGGCCTGGTGCATCCTGACGTAATGAGCGTAGTGATTCCACGGAATACCGCGATCCCAACCTCAAAATCGGAGGTTTACAGCACCATTGTGGATAACCAGGATACTGTCAGGATCCAGGTTTACCAGGGAGAGAGTTCCATCGCCTCGAAAAACCTTCTACTGGGCGAGTTCACACTGAGCGGGATACCTCCTATGCCCGCAGGGAAGCCGCAAATAGTGGTCAACTTCGACTATGATATTAATGGGATCGTTAAGGTCTCTGCCACCGAGAGGTCTACAGGAAAGGAACGGATGATCACCATAACTAACCCGAAGGAACGAATGACCGACTTCGAGAAAGAGCGGGCGAGGGAGGCCCTCGAAAAATTGGGAGATAAAGCGGCTCATAAACGCCGCGCGGTATTGCGAAAGGCACGAAAGCTGGCCAAACGCCTCGATCGGGAGGATGCCGAGCCTATCCTGGGGCTCATCGCCGCTATCGAACGGGCGGAGAAAGAAGGCTCGGAGGTCGGTGTCGCTACGTTGACAGATGAGTTGGTGGAACTATTATATAAGATAGATAAAGAAGCCATAGGATGA
- a CDS encoding methyltetrahydrofolate cobalamin methyltransferase, producing MLIIGELINASRPGIEAAIRERNAAFIQDIAKRQILAGADLIDINAGTLGEEEPQALAWLANTIQEVVDIPLCIDSPNPLAIEVALKACRKKAMINSITAEKERYENMIPLIKAYGASVIALCMDESGVPDNAEDRVAIAERMVSLLTRDGIPRDDIYLDIIIRPISVSTGDGIAALETVRGIRQRVPGAHTICGLSNVSFGLPNRRLLNRTFLCILMGAGLDSVILDPLDREIMAAASAAEALLGRDEFCMKYISACRNAKVDPHATAAPSKG from the coding sequence GTGCTAATTATTGGAGAGCTTATAAATGCAAGCAGACCCGGGATAGAAGCTGCAATCAGAGAGCGGAACGCGGCCTTTATTCAAGACATAGCCAAAAGACAGATCCTGGCGGGGGCTGATCTAATCGACATAAACGCGGGCACCCTTGGAGAAGAAGAACCGCAGGCCCTGGCCTGGCTGGCGAACACTATTCAAGAGGTTGTGGATATCCCTCTTTGCATCGATAGCCCAAATCCTTTGGCCATAGAGGTCGCGCTGAAGGCCTGCCGCAAAAAGGCGATGATCAACTCCATAACCGCTGAAAAGGAACGGTATGAGAATATGATCCCCCTTATCAAGGCCTACGGCGCATCTGTCATAGCGCTTTGCATGGATGAAAGTGGTGTCCCTGATAATGCTGAGGATAGAGTCGCCATTGCCGAGCGCATGGTCTCTCTCCTTACCCGGGATGGTATCCCGAGAGATGACATCTACCTCGATATCATAATCCGCCCCATAAGTGTATCAACTGGCGATGGGATAGCAGCCCTTGAGACCGTAAGAGGAATCCGGCAAAGAGTTCCGGGAGCGCACACGATTTGCGGACTCAGCAATGTGTCATTTGGCCTCCCAAACCGGAGATTGTTGAATCGGACCTTCCTTTGCATTCTAATGGGAGCTGGTCTAGATAGCGTCATCCTCGATCCTCTTGATAGGGAGATAATGGCTGCAGCATCCGCGGCTGAGGCCTTGCTTGGCAGGGACGAATTCTGCATGAAATATATATCGGCCTGCAGAAATGCGAAAGTAGACCCCCATGCTACGGCGGCACCGTCAAAAGGATAA
- a CDS encoding bifunctional homocysteine S-methyltransferase/methylenetetrahydrofolate reductase, whose translation MLRRHRQKDKNRRAHFQNKRWLIFPKELVTLTGQTLKAILDERLLIGDGAMGTYIYSKGVLPDSPFEYANISNPDIVMRAHMEYIQSGADIIETNTFAANRQNLGKYGLQNKVRDICIEGVRLARSAADSCSAASRIIVAGSVGPVRNDPGAVDAPDDTGDEDALIVIDAFREQISALLEGGVDILIFETFEKLDELVLALGIAKSLSDVATICQMVFHETAALRDVQHIVDELRAAGADVVGANCGHGPLGIVKIAEKLAATGGRYLSAFPNACFPEIVGGRRIYRSAPEYFAENALRLARLGVNIIGGCCGTTPDYIRLVRKKLEGIAPAKRELDPAKRESDIVKGEPNLAKEKFNPAERELNLAREGARPAQEKSNFAKKELNLAKGKINVPAAVRLRINEDFPETARNLPGKQSAPPTSFLDKLGKSVIVTVELDPPKSPSADEFIRAAERLRDAGVDAINVAENPLAIVRMSSLAAGYLIQKETGLPAIVHLTCRDRNLIGQKSHLLGASALGINSILAVTGDPVPRQNGTSKITSVYDTGSYGLIELIKTIGSDFNIGVAFNANARNLASEVTRLRRKVALGANFAQTQPIFDRKRLYEVHEATKEIDIPIFIGILPLVSLRNAEFLHNEFPGISIPPSVMDRLRSVPKKRAVDEGLMIAHDIIEEAIRIFPGIYIIPPFNRVDLAIELAEQANEMHSALPVRSR comes from the coding sequence ATGCTACGGCGGCACCGTCAAAAGGATAAAAACCGTAGGGCGCATTTTCAGAATAAACGATGGCTCATCTTCCCGAAGGAGCTGGTAACCTTGACGGGGCAAACACTAAAAGCGATTCTCGACGAACGGCTTCTCATCGGCGATGGCGCAATGGGCACCTATATCTATTCAAAGGGAGTCTTGCCAGACTCGCCATTCGAATACGCCAACATCTCAAACCCAGATATCGTGATGCGCGCGCATATGGAATATATCCAATCAGGGGCAGATATCATCGAAACCAACACTTTCGCCGCAAACCGGCAAAATCTCGGAAAATACGGCTTACAGAACAAGGTTAGAGATATATGCATTGAAGGGGTCAGGCTGGCTCGCTCTGCCGCTGATTCATGCTCTGCGGCGTCTCGGATAATCGTGGCAGGTTCAGTAGGGCCAGTTAGAAATGATCCTGGCGCAGTCGATGCCCCCGATGACACCGGGGATGAAGATGCCCTTATAGTGATTGATGCTTTCAGGGAACAAATATCAGCTCTTCTTGAAGGTGGAGTAGATATCCTCATCTTCGAAACCTTTGAGAAATTGGACGAGCTTGTTCTTGCACTCGGCATCGCTAAGTCTCTCAGTGATGTCGCCACCATATGCCAGATGGTTTTTCATGAGACTGCGGCGCTCCGGGATGTCCAGCATATTGTCGATGAGCTCCGCGCCGCCGGGGCGGATGTGGTTGGCGCAAATTGCGGACATGGGCCCCTGGGGATAGTTAAGATCGCTGAAAAACTCGCAGCTACCGGCGGAAGATATCTTTCCGCTTTTCCGAATGCTTGTTTCCCTGAAATTGTGGGAGGACGACGCATCTACAGGTCAGCTCCCGAATATTTCGCAGAAAATGCATTACGCTTAGCCAGGCTCGGTGTAAACATAATCGGCGGGTGCTGTGGCACCACACCCGATTATATCCGACTTGTCCGAAAGAAACTTGAGGGAATCGCTCCGGCGAAAAGGGAACTAGACCCTGCGAAAAGAGAGTCCGATATTGTAAAAGGAGAACCCAATCTCGCGAAAGAGAAGTTCAATCCCGCGGAGAGAGAACTGAACCTCGCGAGGGAAGGGGCCAGGCCCGCGCAAGAAAAGTCCAACTTCGCGAAAAAAGAGCTCAATCTCGCAAAAGGGAAGATCAATGTCCCAGCGGCGGTGCGTTTGAGAATAAATGAGGATTTTCCCGAAACAGCCAGAAATCTCCCCGGTAAGCAGTCTGCCCCACCAACGAGCTTTCTCGATAAATTGGGAAAATCTGTTATAGTTACCGTAGAGCTTGACCCGCCCAAATCGCCCTCGGCTGATGAATTCATACGGGCGGCGGAGAGGCTCAGAGATGCTGGCGTTGATGCCATAAATGTCGCGGAGAATCCACTGGCTATTGTGAGAATGAGTAGCCTCGCGGCGGGATATCTGATCCAGAAAGAGACTGGCTTACCGGCAATAGTTCATCTCACGTGCCGTGACAGAAACCTCATCGGCCAGAAGTCTCATCTCCTGGGGGCGTCAGCGCTCGGGATAAATTCTATTCTTGCCGTCACCGGCGACCCTGTGCCGCGACAGAATGGAACCTCAAAAATCACCTCAGTCTACGACACAGGTTCCTATGGTCTCATAGAGCTTATCAAGACAATAGGATCAGATTTCAATATCGGCGTGGCCTTCAATGCAAATGCAAGAAATCTGGCCTCCGAGGTCACCCGTCTCAGGCGAAAAGTCGCGCTCGGGGCCAATTTCGCGCAGACCCAGCCGATATTCGACCGGAAAAGGTTATATGAGGTGCATGAAGCGACAAAAGAAATCGATATTCCCATATTCATTGGAATCCTTCCCCTGGTTTCATTGAGAAACGCTGAGTTTCTTCATAATGAGTTCCCTGGCATTTCCATTCCGCCATCTGTGATGGACAGGCTCCGGAGTGTGCCCAAGAAACGCGCCGTCGACGAAGGCCTCATGATTGCACACGATATCATCGAAGAGGCGATTCGCATATTCCCCGGGATCTATATCATCCCCCCATTTAACAGGGTAGATCTGGCAATCGAGTTAGCGGAACAGGCTAACGAGATGCACAGCGCTCTTCCTGTGAGGAGCCGCTAA